The DNA sequence AAGTTCCCAGTCGGAAATTTCAACTGGAACGCCCTCTGAAGTCGGATTTCCGACTCAGAAAGTCAGAGAACCCCATTAACTCCGACCAAAGCAGacctcaaaatccaacatggctacTCCGTccatcaacagtagtgaaagctgtaaTAATGTGCTGTTTATTAGCACCTCTGTGTCTCATTAAACCAGTCGTACACACAgtactgtccaacttctatcggGGAACATGTCGCTATggtgtttgtatgcacaaattACAGCCTgatgcgttgttatcaactggtattgcttacaatggctaacctggctaaaGCTAACCCCTCtgtgaaataataaaataaatttcatttattttatttataaaaggaCAATGTACATTTATCAACATTTCTGtgaatgtgccagtgttagccagccggctaattttcaactgtagtcctctGGCCAGATGTTTTGAGACCacagcaagacattagtacaggtttaAATTTATAGACAGAAGTCACTAAGACACCAAAAAAGCTGCTACAGCAACAAATAAGCCATGCAGAgcgacaggaagcagcaagacatgAGTACAGTTACACATCAACAGTATCCACACTCAGTACGGGAAGCCAAGCAAGCAACACAAGAGTTCccgcaggtttcaccaagtcaaatttaagacctttttaagaccattatgaatgaaatttaagacctacaatatatcacaacatcaaaaacaaattCAGATGTCAGAGTCCGCAAACATTGTCTGAAACAATTCCCTGGTTTCCTCAGTGGCATTGTAGGACTGGTGTCTAGATTGGCTGCAAAGTAAGTTGCATGTTGGGTGTCATTTGTAGTCTTAATGCAGCGACTTATATTTGGACTACAAGCGACAGAAAgtactacaacaccacagaattaaaaacaaacattataaAGCGCTGCgggagcattagaggtagcgttgcATGGACGTaagaaaattaagacctgttcaaaatgatttaagacctagaacacaatacttaaaggtgcagtaggtaagactaataaaactaactttctgtcatatttgctgaaactgaccctatgttccagtagaactacatgaagcaggtcatttaaaaaaataaatccagctcctctggctccacctacagcctgtagtgtgatttgcaaaaatccacagctccctgttcagatgcaccaatcagggccatggggggtgtctaactgttcagatgcaccaatcagggccaggggggtgtctaactgcgtgtcaatcactgctcatgtacacgcattcattctcccttgtggggggaggggcttaggagaccgtttcgGGCTTTGgcagaaaggggggggagggactgagaagttgttgatgttcaaatgttttggctaagtcctggatcttcacaatccgacctacggcacctttaagcaaatgtaagactttttaaggcctgaCATTTTGATTGTGAAATTTTTGAATTTATTAGGGTTTATTTACCTGAATTCTTTGAGTTTGGTCGGGTGCGTCTGTGAGAGAGCCAGGTGGGGGTCGTTGGCCTGGGCACGTTTCACCACCACCCCCTGCAGCTTCTTCTCCCGCTGCTTCTGCTTCTCCCTCCagcgctcctcctcctcctcggccttCCTCCTCTGCTCCAGCACCTTTCTACTCAGGGAGACAATCTGGTCACCGATGCACGAAGGTTCGGATGGGATGGGAACTTCGGGAAGAGGATACGGGTGCAACAAATCAGCTACGGGGAGCGGGTGTGGGGGTTGTGAGCACACAGCAGGGGGGATGTTGGGAAATGGAGTTCCACAAATATAATCAGCCTGCAGGGATTTCAAACACAGAAGGCAACTGTTCTTTTCTGTTCTGAGGATGGCTCTACGTCAACTAAAATGGTGGAAGCCTCTAGAGTCCTGAAATGGTACCTCACGGCCTCGTGCCTCTTTTTGGTGGCGTCCGTGACTTTGGTGGGCAGAAACTCCAGGCTGCCGGAGAGGGACGAACACTGACTCGAGTTTGGCGTACGAGGCGTCCCGGCCGGGCTGATGTACGGCCAGCGGCTCATCCGAGGGCTGCTCTGCTCCTTCTCGATGTCGGCCAGGATGCGTTCGCGGTGCGACGTGATCTGTGACGTCCTCAGCTCGAAGGGTTCGCACGCCGTTGTGGGCTTCacctctttctgtttctccaGGTGTTTCTGGAAGCGTCGATAACTGGCGTCGAAGTCGGGCACCTCCTTGTTAATGTGGGGCCTGTGGGAGAAGCTGTCGTCCCCCGCGGCCGCGGCGGCGCCGGCGCCGTCTTTGGTCTTCTTGCGGTCGCTGAGCCGTCGTTCCAGCATGCTGGGAGGCATCGAGGCGCTGTGGAGCATCTCCTGAGCTCTCATCTGGATCTTGATGGACCGATAGAGCTGCTCCTCCTTCATCTGTTCGCCGGACGCCGCGGCGTACACTGCCTTGGGCACGGGCTTGGCCTTGAAGGGTTTGACTTTCTCTTGGTCGGACGGCTGTGGCTGATGCAGCTGTTTCTGCTCCTTCTTTTTGCGCTCCCTCTCCAGGAAGCTGAAGGGCTTCTGGACGGTTTGAGGATGCGGATCTTCTCGTTCTTTCATCCGCCGTCGTCTCTCGCCGCGCTCCTGCAGCTCCTCGTAAAGCGGGAGGTGGACGTGGGCCGGCGCGGGGTTGGCGCGGAACTTCTTCTGACACTCTTTCAGTTCTTCCAGCTGCTTTCGCAGCTCTGCGTTCTCCTGCTCGATCTCTGAGCGCGTCTTCATGCCGCTCCTTTGCCTATCGGACTCGCGCAGCATCATCTGGAAAGGTTTCGGGACGGTCATTCTGTGTTTCCAGTGCTCTCCGTCTTTTTGCCCCTGTCTCCTCTTCCCTTTTCCCTTTCGCGGTCTCCGCTGGTCGGTCGGCAGGCTGTGCATCGAGGAGGACGACAGGTGGGGGTTGTGAAGGGAGACCTTAAAGTCCTGCCACATGTTCTTGATGTGTTCTTCAGGACAGAAAGGCAGGCCTTTCTCCCCATTGTTACAGGCAGCTTCGTCTTCGTCTGAAGAGTCTGAGCACCTCCTGAGTTCAACAGCGGAGTGCGACTTCCTCAAACGGCGTGAAGCCGCTGGGCTGCTGTTCGACCACGGTAGTCTAACagagaaaataaatcaatgaCTGTTAATATGACATAgcactagggctgaacgattaattgcatttgcgataatatcgcgatatgttaaaacgcgatttcctaatcgcaaaggctgcgatttggtcacgtgactcacgagagcaaatcagtccgcACTCCGTagtccgcagagaaagcatcaacttagcacgctaacggtacgccgtaccttgagcagatttctgtcattcaaacaactctgagttgtagtttaaaacttgtaagggttttattcgggctccagtacacacatgcagttaatgaatacaggcacgcagaactgaaggctcggttagcaacaattagctctgattagcggttagctccggttagctccattataaagatatggagcggaggagactgccgcggagaggggtaacaaccagactctgataaatgacgttcggggagctgtcacagcagcgtggccacggtgtttcaacggttttattagtacagttagctaatcccacggcaacaccagcatgctactactaacgtaacgatagcctctctgagctagTGCAGCGTTGTTGACGCTGTCCATGCACGACGCAACttcacggaagggagggggctggaggcagctcctctctgtgcgctgttaaagaaaatacaccgatgtatatattttacttatttaactgtctagtaaagttcaaagacagtgtttaaaaaatgcaatccacatgtttacatatgtctatgtaaataataattaaataatctaaatactactaagtgttgtaaagccacatttgtttttatatttctgcaatctgcactttagtgtgatttatttctgactttcatatgaatgtttccaccaggcttggtcagtgctcaatatactactgggattgaagtagttaaataaaagaggtcattcatataaattccaCGCACTATTTCAcccatcacatacaggcctggcctccaggaaagaacagcttgtttaatctatctaatcttgtgaagttcatactatacaatgatttattgctagtttttgttgactaatacagaagacaaagagcttaaaaaataatcacatatcgaatcaaaatcgcaatattttttaaataaatcgcaattagattattttcaaaaatcgttcagccctacatAGCACCTAATACTCAGAAAATGAATCCCTGTCACTCAAACTCACCACATCACAATTAAGTAAACTGTGGGGGGAAAAGTTGCTATCTTTAATGCAATTTGAGCTGAcatttcttaaaggtcccatgacatgctgctctttggatgcttttatttggaccttagtggtcccctaatactgtatctgaagtctcttttatatagaccttagtggtcccctaatactgtatctgaagtctcttttatataggccttagtggtcccctaatactgtatctgaagtctcttttatataggccttagtggtcccctaatactgtatctgaagtctcttttatataggccttagtggtcccctaatactgtatctgaagtctctttttatatagaccttagtggtcccctaatactgtatctgaagtctcttttatataggccttagtggtcccctaatactgtatctgaagtctcttttatatagaccttagtggtcccctaatactgtatctgaagtctcttttatatagaccttagtggtccactaatactgtatctgaagtctcttttatatagaccttagtggtcccctaatactgtatctgaagtctctttcccgaaattcagccttggtgcagaattacagccactagagccagtcccacaatgagctttccttaggatgcgccatttctgtgcctgtagctattgaggaggagagagggggggggcaaggtggagggtgggggtgtggccttgaccaactgccactttgctcgtttgaaagccatgatgtctctctctctctcatgggggggccaaattctctgggcaggcaaatcagagaaaggggaggtaaccttgctccttatgacctcataaggagaagattcctgattggtccatctgagctttcattttctcaaaggcagagcaggatacccagggctgggtttacacctatcaccatttctagccactgggggaccataggcaggctgggggaactcatattaatgttaaaaaacctcataaagtgaaattttcatgtcatcggacctttaaaTCATCTCAAAGGCAATAAATTGCACTCATAGTTGCATCTAACGACTATTTTCTATATCTATTAATCTctcaattattttctcaattaattaaataaaagagaGTCCAAAGTGATGTATTCAAAttgcttatttatttaattcattcattttctgaTTTAGAGTCTGATTAATCTGGTGTGCTATGAATTATTGATACAACACCCCCTTTACGGATTCACATTTGCATCACTGCTCTTTTTTGTTGTCTATTTAGggcagttgtaaaaaaaaaaagatctgtgtTCAGGTCATAAAATAAGACCTGGGAAACACAACAGAATCCATCTTGAAGTTCCTCTTAAGATAATCTTGACCAGAAGCCACCCACCTGTGCCTTCCTGTCTCCAGCATCGTCATGTCCAGAGGCTCCATGGCCCGGAGCTGCAGCTTCCTCCGATACATGCTCTCCAGCTCAGCCATGGTGCGCAGGTGCgccttcttcagctcctccagctTGCTGTAGTACTCCTCGTTGGAGAAGAAGATTTCGCTCAGGTCGAGGCGGTCTCCTGCCGCTCTGAAGTCGGTCATCATGAGAGGACCGCCCTTCCCCAAATAGTCCTCGTCACAGAAATCAGAGCCCGAGTCCTCATACTCCAGCTGAAAAGGCCAAAAGTCACGCAAATCTCATTTGCCAATCATTTAAATCTTAAGCAACTTTTGGCGAGGGAGGCCTCAGTGGGTTTTGTGTTTTGATTCGACGCAttatacattacacattatatGATTTATGTAACATGATTTGAAAATGTAGCCTGAAAGTAATATCTTTTCTTTTTGGAAGCtgccattttattgtattttatgctAACTGCAGGGCGTTTTGTTTACAACCAGCAGGTGTTCTGGAGCAGAGCGGCGCTGCTCGGTGGCCCCTCCAGGACCGATAAGCCTATTACCGGCAGAGACGCGGGCCATATGGTGGATGCACTAAAGGGCAGCTTACCGGGAAAAGAGCTCAACTGACACACACTCATCCTGCATCAGGTGTCCTTCTCTTTTGATTCTCACAATATCATTAGCGTGTTTGTCTTCCCTGAACTGGGACAACTGCTGCAGGATAATAcatgggaggaagaggaggaggaggaggaggaggaggaggagctgtgTTGTTGTCCAAATGATAATTAAGAGTTTGGGGATTATAAACTAAATGACGTGACGTCTGGTAGTCAAGACGGAAGTCCAAAAATAGTCAGGCCCAACAACACGTTATGCAGGTCAAATCCTTTCCATCACATGGACTGACCTGAAACTGTCAACAGCCTGTTAACTGGACGAGATCTCTTTCAAATCAAAAGTTCACTGGAAAACATTCAAACATTTCAACTCTATAAAgtcaggattgtattttttggaAGGGAGGGAAAACACGTTAAATCCAAAATCAGTATCATTTGCTCTTGGTTGATGATTACTCTTGCTATTCAGACGTCTGCCAAGGATCTGTAATGCCAGTtattatgtaaatatatattatgtctTGTCTGTGAATTCATTGTTAAAAGAATTACAACTTGAGGTGAATGACCTAAAAGCTGTTAGAATAAATACaagaaagcatttttttttttcggtaaatgaaacatttacagtatatgaaaCAAAAAATTGTTAAGGCGCCGAcgcaccaacccgataatcggccgtgtGACAGTCTGGCGAGATCGCTGAcacgagtctgttcggtgtgtcccgtgccgtcgtcagtcggaggagctgtcggccttcattttggcagatttgacttgttgaatcggaaggcgggcagtcggGCTCAATAGCcactctgattggtggagcgctaacacggaaatgacgagcgggatgagcgtgattAACGCCTCTCagaatctgacgaaaatctttcaaactgacctttgtcgatctgaaatgaagacagattcagcaactgcacggcctatttctctcttaaagtgatggttcggagtaattcaccctagggtcctttgcaccatgacctcgagccaaacacccccccagaagcttttttcacctgggtctaacattgggagagttagcgcagagtagcattatcagctgaatagcttagcgcagaggctaatggacccacgtttgtatcttgtaagttaccccactaataatgcccgaaatgataccaaaggtctacaagtagtacaaataggttatgcactcataaaacgatggattggaaagtttgtaagtacaccagaagtttatgaacacttgcctgctctctgctgctgctgctgctgctacctgcagttagatgagtgcttagggccgtctacaaataaCTACACcaaaaagagttacaacaaaaatatttattaactcaatgattaaataatgtaatgtctccaaacttacctcaattattacgtgtctcctgctagttattctacagcacttacttaaaaaaaaaaagttaaattaataaatatttttgttgcatctcttttcggtgttgtaatttgtagactgtccctaagcactcgtctcacagcaacaacaacagcagagagcagaagccagcaggcaagtgttatttacataaacttctggtgtacttacaaactttccaatccatcgttttatgagtgcataacctatttgtactacttgtagatgtttggtatcatttcgggcattattagtggggtaacttacgagatacaaacgtgggtccgttagcccctgcgctgtTGAACTGttgcttttattttcttgtttgcTATTCTTAATTTTGCTCTtaatttttgggggcttttccctttaatcgacagtggatagacaggaaaggggggagggagggagagagagagaggggatgacacgcagcaaaggtccgcaggtcggattcgaacccgggccgctgcaaaggactcagcctacatggggcgcacgctcctactgggtgagctagattttcaattttatagcatttgaaaaacaagtttcaatggtttcaaaacagcctcctgactaaactttgacagatacgagtctgtgattcactcgaCATCCTCTGATCT is a window from the Perca fluviatilis chromosome 1, GENO_Pfluv_1.0, whole genome shotgun sequence genome containing:
- the fam161a gene encoding protein FAM161A isoform X2, producing MANAHRTNVMVTSCLKTPVDPHTKAPLASYERERVLPCSATSLMDNRDYEKELEYEDSGSDFCDEDYLGKGGPLMMTDFRAAGDRLDLSEIFFSNEEYYSKLEELKKAHLRTMAELESMYRRKLQLRAMEPLDMTMLETGRHRLPWSNSSPAASRRLRKSHSAVELRRCSDSSDEDEAACNNGEKGLPFCPEEHIKNMWQDFKVSLHNPHLSSSSMHSLPTDQRRPRKGKGKRRQGQKDGEHWKHRMTVPKPFQMMLRESDRQRSGMKTRSEIEQENAELRKQLEELKECQKKFRANPAPAHVHLPLYEELQERGERRRRMKEREDPHPQTVQKPFSFLERERKKKEQKQLHQPQPSDQEKVKPFKAKPVPKAVYAAASGEQMKEEQLYRSIKIQMRAQEMLHSASMPPSMLERRLSDRKKTKDGAGAAAAAGDDSFSHRPHINKEVPDFDASYRRFQKHLEKQKEVKPTTACEPFELRTSQITSHRERILADIEKEQSSPRMSRWPYISPAGTPRTPNSSQCSSLSGSLEFLPTKVTDATKKRKVLEQRRKAEEEEERWREKQKQREKKLQGVVVKRAQANDPHLALSQTHPTKLKEFRKQELQRKKEYKQEIKEMKRRVKGRPLLLEQVAQMNAKQAAEKRYTDALHGCDLTEEFISSRAVKSGSAGKASPSTDSKHSDREEPDMGYKPVHYRRVFLDDEDAEADPDETEGASDKTSPNHRDGEDAGGHHSERDSRRDDDDDDDDDHDSDESYRYSDDHETYSDDSEHDADTTQQEAGK
- the fam161a gene encoding protein FAM161A isoform X1, which codes for MANAHRTNVMVTSCLKTPVDPHTKAPLASYERERVLPCSATSLMDNRDYEKELEYEDSGSDFCDEDYLGKGGPLMMTDFRAAGDRLDLSEIFFSNEEYYSKLEELKKAHLRTMAELESMYRRKLQLRAMEPLDMTMLETGRHRLPWSNSSPAASRRLRKSHSAVELRRCSDSSDEDEAACNNGEKGLPFCPEEHIKNMWQDFKVSLHNPHLSSSSMHSLPTDQRRPRKGKGKRRQGQKDGEHWKHRMTVPKPFQMMLRESDRQRSGMKTRSEIEQENAELRKQLEELKECQKKFRANPAPAHVHLPLYEELQERGERRRRMKEREDPHPQTVQKPFSFLERERKKKEQKQLHQPQPSDQEKVKPFKAKPVPKAVYAAASGEQMKEEQLYRSIKIQMRAQEMLHSASMPPSMLERRLSDRKKTKDGAGAAAAAGDDSFSHRPHINKEVPDFDASYRRFQKHLEKQKEVKPTTACEPFELRTSQITSHRERILADIEKEQSSPRMSRWPYISPAGTPRTPNSSQCSSLSGSLEFLPTKVTDATKKRHEAVRKVLEQRRKAEEEEERWREKQKQREKKLQGVVVKRAQANDPHLALSQTHPTKLKEFRKQELQRKKEYKQEIKEMKRRVKGRPLLLEQVAQMNAKQAAEKRYTDALHGCDLTEEFISSRAVKSGSAGKASPSTDSKHSDREEPDMGYKPVHYRRVFLDDEDAEADPDETEGASDKTSPNHRDGEDAGGHHSERDSRRDDDDDDDDDHDSDESYRYSDDHETYSDDSEHDADTTQQEAGK